The following coding sequences lie in one Sesamum indicum cultivar Zhongzhi No. 13 linkage group LG9, S_indicum_v1.0, whole genome shotgun sequence genomic window:
- the LOC105170317 gene encoding auxin response factor 4-like isoform X1: MEIDLNHAMGEVDKNACANGGECDKGEGGSCVSCCLSTSTSSCSSNAPSASSSSCSISASSSILIELWHACAGPLTSLPKKGNLVVYFPQGHLEQSNSASFPPVEMPTFDLPSKILCRVVDVHLLANKDNDEVYTQLTLLPVPELEGVKLQGDENETKGVDEDGSGVAPAKSTSHMFCKTLTASDTSTHGGFSVPRRAAEDCFPPLDYKQQRPSQELIAKDLHGVEWKFRHIYRGQPRRHLLTTGWSIFVSQKNLVSGDAVLFLRGEAGNLQLGIRRAARPRSGLPDCIIKNQNSYFNILPPVANALSSNSTFHVFYSPRASRPDFIIPYQKYLKCATSQIPVGTRFKMRIDLDDSPERRFSGVVTGASDADPYRWPNSKWRCLMVCWDDDIMSNHQVRVSPWDIDSSGNYAPVSILTSPGVKRLKSNQEPSPHGNPISGSDQILDFEESLRSSKVLQGQENIGLLSPIHGSDRINRQLHFEMQPLALNHLQNRIEKLNYGEFMKNQTPATFTGFLESNWFPKVLQGQEICSLRSLAGETGWNLGARSTPELGCDVYNTHQRPSFTLYPLASQGARNIPFSHTAGLKAGQGPLVLSNISNFQMGNHVLTPTSVLSGPTTDVSRVPNHRNEPWVLEKTSGPAIALTHLRNTTDKDNSQEKVPICKLFGYSLTEDPAIVNSHSANKRSVTKVHKQGSLVWSAIDLSRLHGYNDLLTELERLFSMEGLLRDPNHGWRVLYTDSENDMMVLGDDPWHEFIEEVTKIHIYTQEEVEKLTVGVNSDDTQSCLEEVPHVTDV; this comes from the exons CATAGAGTTATGGCATGCTTGTGCTGGACCTCTCACCAGTTTGCCCAAGAAAGGGAATTTGGTGGTCTATTTCCCTCAAGGCCACTTGGAACAGTCTAACTCTGCATCATTTCCCCCTGTTGAAATGCCCACTTTTGATCTTCCTTCCAAGATCCTTTGTAGAGTTGTGGATGTTCATCTACTT GCTAACAAGGATAACGATGAGGTCTACACTCAGTTGACTCTACTTCCTGTGCCAGAG CTAGAAGGTGTGAAGTTACAAGGTGATGAGAATGAAACCAAGGGGGTTGACGAGGATGGGAGTGGAGTAGCGCCAGCAAAGTCAACTTCCCACATGTTCTGCAAAACCCTCACTGCTTCAGACACCAGTACCCATGGTGGATTTTCTGTTCCCCGCAGAGCGGCTGAAGATTGCTTTCCCCCTCTG GATTATAAACAGCAAAGGCCCTCCCAGGAACTCATAGCCAAAGATCTGCATGGAGTGGAATGGAAATTCCGCCACATATACAGAG GCCAGCCAAGGCGACATTTGCTTACCACCGGATGGAGCATTTTTGTCAGCCAAAAGAATCTTGTATCAGGGGATGCAGTTCTGTTTCTCAG AGGCGAAGCTGGCAACTTGCAATTGGGAATTAGGAGAGCTGCTCGGCCTAGAAGTGGTCTACCGGATTGCATCATTAAAAATCAGAATTCTTATTTCAATATCCTCCCTCCAGTAGCGAATGCATTGTCAAGCAACAGCACATTTCATGTTTTCTATAGCCCAAG GGCCAGTCGCCCTGATTTTATCATCCCctaccaaaaatatttgaagtgTGCCACTTCTCAGATACCTGTTGGTACAAGATTCAAGATGAGAATTGACTTGGATGATTCTCCAGAAAGAAG GTTCAGCGGAGTGGTGACTGGAGCCAGTGATGCAGATCCCTACAGATGGCCGAACTCCAAATGGAGATGCCTGATG GTTTGTTGGGATGACGACATCATGAGCAACCACCAAGTGCGAGTTTCTCCATGGGACATTGATTCTTCAGGTAATTATGCACCTGTGAGCATTCTGACCTCCCCTGGAGTTAAGAGACTAAAATCTAACCAGGAGCCATCACCACATGGCAACCCAATCTCCG GAAGTGATCAAATTTTGGACTTTGAGGAGTCTTTAAGATCCTCCAAGGTCTTGCAAGGTCAAGAAAATATAGGTTTACTATCACCTATCCATGGAAGTGATCGTATAAACCGCCAGCTCCATTTCGAAATGCAACCTTTGGCACTCAATCATTTACAAAACaggattgaaaaattaaattatggtGAGTTCATGAAAAACCAGACTCCTGCCACTTTCACAGGCTTTTTGGAATCCAATTGGTTTCCGAAGGTCTTGCAAGGTCAAGAAATTTGCTCTTTGAGATCTCTGGCTGGGGAAACTGGTTGGAATCTTGGTGCTCGCTCAACACCTGAACTGGGTTGCGATGTTTACAACACACATCAAAGGCCATCATTTACCTTGTATCCTCTAGCTTCTCAAGGAGCTAGGAACATTCCGTTTTCTCACACAGCTGGTCTCAAAGCTGGGCAAGGCCCTCTGGTGCTATctaatatttccaattttcAAATGGGAAATCATGTATTAACCCCAACTTCCGTTCTGAGTGGGCCGACAACAGATGTCAGTAGAGTGCCAAATCACAGAAATGAACCATGGGTTCTTGAGAAGACATCTGGACCTGCCATTGCATTGACGCATCTCAGAAATACAACTGACAAAGATAACTCACAGGAGAAGGTCCCTATCTGTAAACTATTCGGGTATTCCTTGACTGAAGATCCTGCTATAGTTAATTCACACAGCGCGAATAAGAGGAGCGTCACAAAG GTTCATAAACAAGGTAGCTTGGTCTGGAGTGCCATTGATCTTTCAAGATTGCACGGTTACAATGACCTGCTAACTGAACTGGAAAGGTTGTTTAGCATGGAAGGGCTATTGCGAGATCCAAACCATGGATGGCGCGTACTGTACACTGATAGCGAGAACGACATGATGGTACTTGGTGACGATCCATGGCA TGAGTTCATTGAGGAGGTCACCAAGAtccatatatacacacaagaGGAAGTGGAGAAACTGACAGTTGGAGTGAATAGCGATGACACTCAAAGCTGTTTGGAAGAAGTGCCACATGTAACTGATGTGTAG
- the LOC105170317 gene encoding auxin response factor 4-like isoform X2 — translation MEIDLNHAMGEVDKNACANGGECDKGEGGSCVSCCLSTSTSSCSSNAPSASSSSCSISASSSILIELWHACAGPLTSLPKKGNLVVYFPQGHLEQSNSASFPPVEMPTFDLPSKILCRVVDVHLLANKDNDEVYTQLTLLPVPELEGVKLQGDENETKGVDEDGSGVAPAKSTSHMFCKTLTASDTSTHGGFSVPRRAAEDCFPPLDYKQQRPSQELIAKDLHGVEWKFRHIYRGQPRRHLLTTGWSIFVSQKNLVSGDAVLFLRGEAGNLQLGIRRAARPRSGLPDCIIKNQNSYFNILPPVANALSSNSTFHVFYSPRASRPDFIIPYQKYLKCATSQIPVGTRFKMRIDLDDSPERRFSGVVTGASDADPYRWPNSKWRCLMVCWDDDIMSNHQVRVSPWDIDSSGSDQILDFEESLRSSKVLQGQENIGLLSPIHGSDRINRQLHFEMQPLALNHLQNRIEKLNYGEFMKNQTPATFTGFLESNWFPKVLQGQEICSLRSLAGETGWNLGARSTPELGCDVYNTHQRPSFTLYPLASQGARNIPFSHTAGLKAGQGPLVLSNISNFQMGNHVLTPTSVLSGPTTDVSRVPNHRNEPWVLEKTSGPAIALTHLRNTTDKDNSQEKVPICKLFGYSLTEDPAIVNSHSANKRSVTKVHKQGSLVWSAIDLSRLHGYNDLLTELERLFSMEGLLRDPNHGWRVLYTDSENDMMVLGDDPWHEFIEEVTKIHIYTQEEVEKLTVGVNSDDTQSCLEEVPHVTDV, via the exons CATAGAGTTATGGCATGCTTGTGCTGGACCTCTCACCAGTTTGCCCAAGAAAGGGAATTTGGTGGTCTATTTCCCTCAAGGCCACTTGGAACAGTCTAACTCTGCATCATTTCCCCCTGTTGAAATGCCCACTTTTGATCTTCCTTCCAAGATCCTTTGTAGAGTTGTGGATGTTCATCTACTT GCTAACAAGGATAACGATGAGGTCTACACTCAGTTGACTCTACTTCCTGTGCCAGAG CTAGAAGGTGTGAAGTTACAAGGTGATGAGAATGAAACCAAGGGGGTTGACGAGGATGGGAGTGGAGTAGCGCCAGCAAAGTCAACTTCCCACATGTTCTGCAAAACCCTCACTGCTTCAGACACCAGTACCCATGGTGGATTTTCTGTTCCCCGCAGAGCGGCTGAAGATTGCTTTCCCCCTCTG GATTATAAACAGCAAAGGCCCTCCCAGGAACTCATAGCCAAAGATCTGCATGGAGTGGAATGGAAATTCCGCCACATATACAGAG GCCAGCCAAGGCGACATTTGCTTACCACCGGATGGAGCATTTTTGTCAGCCAAAAGAATCTTGTATCAGGGGATGCAGTTCTGTTTCTCAG AGGCGAAGCTGGCAACTTGCAATTGGGAATTAGGAGAGCTGCTCGGCCTAGAAGTGGTCTACCGGATTGCATCATTAAAAATCAGAATTCTTATTTCAATATCCTCCCTCCAGTAGCGAATGCATTGTCAAGCAACAGCACATTTCATGTTTTCTATAGCCCAAG GGCCAGTCGCCCTGATTTTATCATCCCctaccaaaaatatttgaagtgTGCCACTTCTCAGATACCTGTTGGTACAAGATTCAAGATGAGAATTGACTTGGATGATTCTCCAGAAAGAAG GTTCAGCGGAGTGGTGACTGGAGCCAGTGATGCAGATCCCTACAGATGGCCGAACTCCAAATGGAGATGCCTGATG GTTTGTTGGGATGACGACATCATGAGCAACCACCAAGTGCGAGTTTCTCCATGGGACATTGATTCTTCAG GAAGTGATCAAATTTTGGACTTTGAGGAGTCTTTAAGATCCTCCAAGGTCTTGCAAGGTCAAGAAAATATAGGTTTACTATCACCTATCCATGGAAGTGATCGTATAAACCGCCAGCTCCATTTCGAAATGCAACCTTTGGCACTCAATCATTTACAAAACaggattgaaaaattaaattatggtGAGTTCATGAAAAACCAGACTCCTGCCACTTTCACAGGCTTTTTGGAATCCAATTGGTTTCCGAAGGTCTTGCAAGGTCAAGAAATTTGCTCTTTGAGATCTCTGGCTGGGGAAACTGGTTGGAATCTTGGTGCTCGCTCAACACCTGAACTGGGTTGCGATGTTTACAACACACATCAAAGGCCATCATTTACCTTGTATCCTCTAGCTTCTCAAGGAGCTAGGAACATTCCGTTTTCTCACACAGCTGGTCTCAAAGCTGGGCAAGGCCCTCTGGTGCTATctaatatttccaattttcAAATGGGAAATCATGTATTAACCCCAACTTCCGTTCTGAGTGGGCCGACAACAGATGTCAGTAGAGTGCCAAATCACAGAAATGAACCATGGGTTCTTGAGAAGACATCTGGACCTGCCATTGCATTGACGCATCTCAGAAATACAACTGACAAAGATAACTCACAGGAGAAGGTCCCTATCTGTAAACTATTCGGGTATTCCTTGACTGAAGATCCTGCTATAGTTAATTCACACAGCGCGAATAAGAGGAGCGTCACAAAG GTTCATAAACAAGGTAGCTTGGTCTGGAGTGCCATTGATCTTTCAAGATTGCACGGTTACAATGACCTGCTAACTGAACTGGAAAGGTTGTTTAGCATGGAAGGGCTATTGCGAGATCCAAACCATGGATGGCGCGTACTGTACACTGATAGCGAGAACGACATGATGGTACTTGGTGACGATCCATGGCA TGAGTTCATTGAGGAGGTCACCAAGAtccatatatacacacaagaGGAAGTGGAGAAACTGACAGTTGGAGTGAATAGCGATGACACTCAAAGCTGTTTGGAAGAAGTGCCACATGTAACTGATGTGTAG